The genomic stretch ATAAAATCAGTAAAAAGAAAAATAAAACTCGTTTCATTATAGTTCCCTGAATATCTCACCCACAGTAGGATGAGGAAATACATATCGTTTCCAATCCTCTATGGTCTTACCATCCTCAATAGCCATACCTGCCAATACAATCAGCTCGGAAGCAGGATTACCCAACATGTGCGCTCCCAATACAGTACCGTCTTCGGCTGTCAAAACTTTGCAGACGCCGTTCACTCCTTCATTCTCGGCTACAAAACGCCCGGAGTAAGCCATCGGCAACTTAACGGCTCGATAAGGAATACCTGCGGCCTGCAAAGCTTCCTCGCTCATACCTACCCCGGCAATCTCGGGATTTGTATAGACCACACCCGGTATGGCACGATAACTCATCGCATCTTCCTTACCTGTAATATGATGGACAGCCACTTCCGCTTCACGCACGGCGGTATGTGCCAACAAAGAGACTCCGTTCAAATCACCGCATACATAGACACCGGGGACAGAAGATTGCAAATGTTCATCTACTTTGATGCATCTGCGCTCCGTCCATTCCAAATTCAGATTTTCCAATCCGAAACCTTTTGTCACCGGACGACGGCCCACACTCATCAATAACTTATCAGCTGTAACAGTTCCTGTTCCATCTGCATTTTCATATGACACAGTAATACCGGTTTCCTCTTTGGACACCCCTACTACTTTCGTACTGAGCAGGAACTTGATTCCTTTTTTGGCATATTCAGCCCGGAGCATAGCCGACAGCTCTTTATCCATGCCACCCAGGATCTCATCCAACATTTCGACAACTGTCACCTGTACTCCCAAACTGGTAAAGAAAGAAGCAAATTCCATACCGATCACTCCACCGCCGACAATAGTCAATGAAGCAGGTACTTCTTTATTATCCAGTGCATCACGGTGCGTCCAGTAATCCACATTTTCCACTCCCGGAATAGGAGGAATAAATGTTTCACTGCCGGTACACAGCAGCAAATTCTCACATTCATAGGTTTCCCCACCACATTGGATGGTATTCTTATCTACAATTACAGCTTCTCCCGTTACTATATTTACCTGATGCGCAGTCAGTTTTGCCTTGATACCCAGTACCAGTTTACGAACCACCTTTGATTTACGCGCCACAATTTTTCCTAAATCAAAAGAAGCTTCAGGCACATTCACGGCATACTTTGAAGCATGTTTCGCATAATCATATACTTTAGCCGAATAAAGCAAGGTTTTGGTAGGAATACATCCCTCATTCAGGCATACACCGCCCAAACTTCTTTTTTCGAACAATACAACACTCAGTCCTGCCTTTCCGGCAGCTTCGGCAGCAGTATACCCTGCGGGACCTCCACCGATGATTGCAATTTGATATTTCATGGTATTTATTTTGGGTTAATTAGTTTTTATCTGTTCAAAGCCTTCAACAGACAGATTTGGATCTACTTCTCTCAATGCTTCTACAAATTCCAAAGGCTTATCAGGGTTAATCATTACAAAACCTTGGGCATGCTCTATTTTCACCTTTTGCATTCCTATTGCATTCGGATTATAAGACACTTTACGGATTCCGTCTACACATATTCTGTTCCCCCATCCCGGTTTGATTTCCAGAACACCATTGTCTTTTACAATATAAATAGTTTTCGACCGCGAATAAAACATTAACACAGGAATAATAATTCCCCCAAGCGCCGAAAAAGCCCAATTTTTCTCCAAATACACATTCAGAAAAATAATCAGAACAACCAGACCGACTATAATGATCCACCAGTTACGGGTTCTTTTTGTTTTAAATACTTTCTCCATAATTTATTCCTCCTCTATCCTATGCTCCAACCGCTTCACCAACGCATTGATAAATTCTTCCGGCTTTACAGGAACCAATGACAATAAATTTTTCTTCTCATAATGTATCAATACATATTTCGAAGGCATAATTCCACCGAATCCGGAACTTCGTTTCAGCTCCACATCCGTAATGTCAGTCAAGGGAATGGTCTTCCCTTTATAAAAACGACCATAATACACCACTAACTTTCCATCCGCAGTCAGCGTATAAGTAGAATGGATAATACGTTCAATAATAATGATCAGACCCAATGCTACTACCAATCCTATCATTGCCTTCATACACCAAAAAGCAAATACCATGACGGCTGTCAGCAGTATCAGGAGAAAATAAGTACCTCCTGCTATCTTCACATGAAAAATTCGATTCATCATCTTATTGTAATTTGCCCGAAAGATAATAAATTTATCGTTTATCGACCTCATTACGGCGCAGAATGAGAGAATTTATCCTTTTTTTGTCCTCTTTACTGTACGTTTCATCTTCAAAGCATACAAATTTAATTCGATAGAAGATTCCGTTTCTGTTATATCACCCTCATCAGTCAGCAGTTCATTCAGCAGTTCTCCACTACGTTGTACCAGACTCTTCCTCTTTTCCTCATCATACTCGGTAGCCATGATATTTACATTCCGTACTAATGTCCTTAACTTAAAGAATGATTCGATAATGGCAAAAGTAGTTGCGGTAGCTCTCGGACTTCTTAAAATTGTAGCCAGCATATAAAGCCCTTTTTCGGTAAATGCTT from Phocaeicola dorei encodes the following:
- a CDS encoding PH domain-containing protein, with the protein product MEKVFKTKRTRNWWIIIVGLVVLIIFLNVYLEKNWAFSALGGIIIPVLMFYSRSKTIYIVKDNGVLEIKPGWGNRICVDGIRKVSYNPNAIGMQKVKIEHAQGFVMINPDKPLEFVEALREVDPNLSVEGFEQIKTN
- a CDS encoding ORF6N domain-containing protein; translated protein: MENNKEIIHESEVKELIIELRGEKVLIDRDVAKLYGVETKRINEAVKNNRDKFPNGYMFSLQVSEKQQLVENFDRFSSLKHSPVEPKAFTEKGLYMLATILRSPRATATTFAIIESFFKLRTLVRNVNIMATEYDEEKRKSLVQRSGELLNELLTDEGDITETESSIELNLYALKMKRTVKRTKKG
- the lpdA gene encoding dihydrolipoyl dehydrogenase, encoding MKYQIAIIGGGPAGYTAAEAAGKAGLSVVLFEKRSLGGVCLNEGCIPTKTLLYSAKVYDYAKHASKYAVNVPEASFDLGKIVARKSKVVRKLVLGIKAKLTAHQVNIVTGEAVIVDKNTIQCGGETYECENLLLCTGSETFIPPIPGVENVDYWTHRDALDNKEVPASLTIVGGGVIGMEFASFFTSLGVQVTVVEMLDEILGGMDKELSAMLRAEYAKKGIKFLLSTKVVGVSKEETGITVSYENADGTGTVTADKLLMSVGRRPVTKGFGLENLNLEWTERRCIKVDEHLQSSVPGVYVCGDLNGVSLLAHTAVREAEVAVHHITGKEDAMSYRAIPGVVYTNPEIAGVGMSEEALQAAGIPYRAVKLPMAYSGRFVAENEGVNGVCKVLTAEDGTVLGAHMLGNPASELIVLAGMAIEDGKTIEDWKRYVFPHPTVGEIFREL
- a CDS encoding PH domain-containing protein produces the protein MNRIFHVKIAGGTYFLLILLTAVMVFAFWCMKAMIGLVVALGLIIIIERIIHSTYTLTADGKLVVYYGRFYKGKTIPLTDITDVELKRSSGFGGIMPSKYVLIHYEKKNLLSLVPVKPEEFINALVKRLEHRIEEE